The DNA window TGGCGGCGAAGGCGCCTGCGGCCGGGAACGCGTAGAGCAAGAGCGAACCGCCGAAGCGCCGCGCGACCGTCATGATGATCGGCAGGAAGACCACAAGACCGGCATCGAAGAAGATCGGGAAGCCGAAGATCAGCGCGGCGACGCCAAGTGCGAACGGAGCCCGCTTCTCACCGAACCTGCCGATCAGCGTGTCGGCGAGCACCTGCGCGCCACCGGTCACCTCGAGGAGTCGGCCAATCATCACGCCGAAGCCCACCAGTAGCGCCACGGACCCGATCGTGTTCGAGAAGCCGAACGACAGTGCGTCGGGGACGTCGCCGACCGGAATGCCTGCGGCCAATGCCGTCAGCACACTCACGAGCACGAGCGCCACGAAGGCATGCAACTTCACCTTCATGATCAAGAACAGCAGGACGGCGACTGCCACCACCGCGATCAGCAGCAAGGTGACGGTGCCGTATGCCGGTTCGATTGCTTCCACTAGGACTCCTGTTCGGTTGAGGCGACATAGTTTTCGACGATGGAATCGATGTTCTGGTCGACATCGATGGCGATGCCGCGTTCGTCATCACCGAGCGGTTCGAGTGTTTCGAACTGAGAAGCCAGCAACGATGCGGGCATGAAATGGCCCGGTCGGCTGGCCTGGCGTTTGGCGATGACCTCCGGTGTGCCACTGAGATGGAGGAATTCGACGTCGGGGCAATGTCGCCGAAGCTGATCGCGGTACTTGCGCTTGAGCGCTGAGCAACTCATCACTCCGCCGCTGTCGCAGCGCTCGGCCAGCCATTCCCCGATCGATTCCAGCCACGGAAACCGGTCGTCATCATTCAGCGCTTCGCCGGCGGTCATCTTCGCGATGTTGGCCGGTGGATGAAAATCGTCGGCGTCGGCGAACGGCACCCGGAGGCGTTGGGCCAGCGCCGCGCCGACCGTCGACTTACCCGAACCTGAGACGCCCATCGCGACGATTGGTGACGCCATCTCATCCACCTACCCTGTTGTGCTCGACATCACACAGCATGCCTCAATGATCATACGATTACAAGTATCTATCGGAATCATCTGTTCTTAAGGTCACCAGCAAACTCTATGACAGGATGTATAGATGGTCTCCCAACCAATCGTCGGTGCTCTGCATGGCGGGTTGCTGACTGCTCTGGGGACCGCGATTGTGTCCGGCGAGTACTCGGCGGGCCAGGTCCTCACGCTCGACGGGGTGAGTGCCCAGCACGGTGTGTCGCGAAGCGTCGTCCGCGAAGCCGTCCGGGTCCTCGAATCGATGGGCATGGTCGCGTCGCGACGTCGGGTTGGCGTCACGATCCAGCCCGCGGACAAATGGAACGTCTTCGACCCAATCGTGATTCGGTGGCGGCTCGAATCGGGCGACCGGGCCGCACAACTGCTCTCGCTGTCGGAGCTGCGGCGAGGCTTCGAGCCCGCCGCCGCGGCACTTGCGGCGCGTCGAGCCGATCCGCATCAGTGCAGGATCATGGCGGCCGCCGTATCGGACATGGTGGTGCACGGACGGTCGGGCGACCTCGACTCCTATTTGTTGGCCGACAAGATCTTCCACCAGACCATGCTCGAGGCCAGTGGCAACGAGATGTTCCGCGCATTGAATGGTGTGGTCGCCGAGGTACTCACCGGCCGCACCCACCACGGCATGATGCCCGAGATACCCAACCCCGCCGCCATTGCGTTGCACGACGAGGTAGCGCGTGCCATCAGGCTGCGCGACGAGGCGGGAGCCGAACGTGCGATGCGGGCGATCATCGACGAGGCGGCATCCGCTGTGACCGAAGAGTTTTCGCCGCCGGGTGAGCCGGAGGTCTAATGGTTAACTGGGAGAATGGATAGGCAACCCGGACTCGCGCGGCGCTTCTTCGATCGATTTGAACCGGTCCATGCCGTGACCTATTTCGCGCCCGAGGCCCGTGCCGCCCTCGACGGGCTCGGATATCGGAGCTTCTGGATGGGGTACTTCGCTGCCCGTTCAGCGCCGTTCGGTCCGGTGCCGGCCGAAGTGGTGGCCGCGGCGTTCTACAACTTCGCTCCCGACCGTGTCGCGAAGGCATTACCGGCAGCGTGGGAGATCGCGTCGCCGGCCGAGGTGCTGCGCGCACGCGAGCAATCGGCGGTGGCAGCGCTGCGCCGCTACGGCGTCGGTGTTGACGACGACCTGGGCACCGCCGCGGAGCTTGCCGCCAAAGCCGCCCGAAGCGCTGCGCTGGACGGGCGTGCGTTGTTCGCGGCAAACCTGGCGCTGGACTGGCCCGAAGACCCATTGGCCAAGCTGTGGCATGCCATCACGCTGCTGCGTGAACAGCGCGGCGACGGACATGTGGCCGTGCTGTTGAGCCAGGGAATCTCGGGCCGCGAGTGCAACGTCCTCCACGCGGCGGCAGACCGGGTCCCCAAGGAGATGATCATGCGCAGCCGGGACTACGACGACGAGCAATGGGGGTTCTATCGCGACCGCCTGGTCCGTCGAGGCCTGCTCGACGGCGACGAACTCACGGCGGCGGGGCGCGAACTCAAACAGCGCATCGAGGACACCACCGACTTGCTGGCCCTCGGTGCACTGGACGCGCTTGACGATGACGAGGTGGAGACGCTCTTCCGCAGCTTGACGCCCATCACCCGCAAGGTGGTCGCCGCCGGTGATGTACCCGCGGCGACCCCGATGGCCCTGAGCCGAGACGACCTCGACGACGACAGCTCCCATCTCACCTGACCCCTGGTGATTTCGGCGTGCTTAGTCACGCTCAGGGTGACCCCGCACGCCGAAACCACTTACAGTCGTGATGGTGCTGAAGTCGATCGCCTTGTTCATGTTGGCCGCGCTGCTGGAGATCGGCGGGGCGTGGCTCGTCTGGCAAGGTGTCCGCGAGCACCGCGGACTCGCGTGGATCGGTGCCGGCGTCATCGCATTGGGTGCGTACGGATTCGTCGCAGCGTTTCAACCCGACCCGCATTTCGGGCGTGTGCTCGCCGCTTATGGGGGCGTCTTCATTGCCGGCTCGCTGTTGTGGGGCATGGTCGCCGACGGCTTTCGACCCGACCGCTGGGATGTCACGGGCGCCGTGGTGGCGCTTGTCGGCGTCGGCATGATCATGTACGCGCCGCGCTGAGGGTGTGCGAACGGAATCAGGGGCTGTTGCGGTTCCATTCCACCCAGCCGACACCGGTGCGGCCGTCGGCGGTGGTGACCGTCGCCCACGCTCGCGGGAAGTGACTGACTCGCCCGTCGGGTGAGGTCAGCAAAACCGGTGCATGCCCGTGGATGTCGATGGTCGCGACGAGTTCACCCGGGTTGTAGGTGATGGTGGTCGAGACAGGCAGATCGTCGTCGGCGAATGTGGCTTCAGCCGTCACGCCCTGCAATTCGACCAGTGCCTCGTCGGCCCGCTGCGTGTAACCGATGCCGATGGGTGGGGCACCGGGTATCCGGATATCGACGCCGTGGGCGTGGGTGCCATCGTCGAGGTGCAGGGCGCTCCACACCCAGTCCATCGACCACCAGTCGCGCACGCCCCACGAGTGGTCGCGCTGGCCGGGCACGCCGTTCACCGTGTACTCGTGGCCGTCGACGGTGACCGTGCCCGACACCGTGCACGGGATCTCGTAGCGAGGGGTGATCCGATACTGGTACGGGACACCGGTGGTCGTCCAGACCAACTCCATCGTCGCCTCCACCGGCCTGCCCGGTTGTCCATGCAGCAGGGCGGCCGGATCGTCGTACGCATGACCGCTCCCCCGCACCGTCACGGCGTAGCTCTGCAGCGGTTCTGTCGCGTCCAGGGTGAGTTCGATCTCGCCGGTGCCGTCGAAATCCAGCAGCGCGATGGTCGGCATGGCAGGTCCGCACAGAAGCGCGTTGACCCAGGTGGTGTTTTCGTTGGGCATCAGGCCCAGCCGCACCCACCCGCCGATTCCCTGCTGCGGGTCGGCGAAGTCGAAATACCAGCTTTCGCTCCACAGCGGCTCATCACCTGCGGTGTGAGCCTGCTCATCGGCTGGATCGACTGTGAGCGGTTCAGCGACAGTGCCTCCCGAGGGGTCCGGCAAAGTATCCAGCGCCCCGGTGTCCAGCACGTGATCGCCGTGCCGAGCCAGCATCGTCATGAACATCTCATCGCCGCGGTCGGTGCGCTCGACGAGCATCGAGCTCACGATCGCCATCATCACGCCGAAGAAGCTCTGCCGCCGCACGCCGTCGCGCACCTCGTCGAGGCTGATGCCGGCTCCGGAGCCGAGCGCTTCGTGGTACGTCCGCAAAAGGGCGTCATAGTTCTCGCGACGAAGTTCGGTTGGCAGCGCGCAGCCGAGGAAATAGGCGACATCGGTCATCGCCGGACCCCAGGTGACGGTCTGCCAGTCCACCACCGTCAACGCCCGGTCGGCTCCGGGCTGACCGAAGAGCATGTTGTCCAGGCGGTAGTCGCCGTGGACGAGACCCTTGATGCGGTCGTCCGCACCCTCGGCTTCCAGATATGCATCGAATCCGGCGACAAGGCGCTCGCACACCGCACGATGCTCGGGTGCGATCTGATCGCTGTATCGGTCGACGAATCCGGCATACAACGCCGCGATCAGGCCCTGGTTCAGCGGTGCGTCGCGGTTGAGCCAGTCCGCTTGGGCCATCGATGCATCGCCGAACGCGGGCGCGTGCAACCGGGCCAGTTCGGCCAGCGCCAGCATGGCCTCTTCGATTGTCGCGCCACGCAGTTCGTCGCCGACGACGGCAGGCGCGGCATCGTCAAGCAACAAATGGAACGCGCCGGTATCAGAATCGAAGCCGGCCGAATAGCACGTGGCGACCGGGCCGTCACCGAGGTTCGATGCGACGTCGGTGTAGAAGCGCACCTCGCGCTCGTAGAGCCCCATTGCCAGACCGGTCTGCCTGCTCGCCGGATCGGTCGCCGCCACCTTCAGGACAACCGACGAGGGCCCGGCGTCACCGGAGGGGCGGGTCAACTCGACGCGGTAGCACTCACTCATCTGTCCGGTACCGATGCGCTCGAACGCAAAATCCGTGACCGGGCTCCCGAGTGCCGAAGTCAACGAAGCGGCCGTCAGGTCCGACGGCCGCTCGACGACGTCAGTGGTGCGCACTGGTCGACGTGGTGTGGCACATGTCGGGCGGCGTTCCGACGACATCCAAGGATGGGTTGCGGTCGAAGAATCCAAAGGGCTTGAGCCAGAAGGACACGATGTCGACGGGCATCACCGGCCAGTCCTCCGGCCGGGTGATGTGGTGGATACCGAACACGTACCACATCACGACGTCGGTGTTGTCGATGGACCGATTGGCCAGCGTCCACTTCGCCAGACCGGTGTCTGTCGAGGACTGATTGACGAATTCGCCAGCAGGCCAACGCTCGTCGGGATGGTTCGGAGTCACCCACAGAGTATGTCCGATGACGCTGGCCCGCTCGAGCACCGGGGAGTCGGGATCGAACATGGGTGGAATGGCCCCGCTGGGCACCAGCTTGTACGACGGATGCGTACCCAGCCCATTGACCACGTTGGGGTTGACGATCTTCCAGGTGCGCTGGGTCGCGTAGTTGACGTCCTGCTTGCCCTGGCTCTCGGTGCGCAACGGAAAGCTGCGCGTCACCAGCGAGAGTCCGTAGGGATTGTCCGGCCCCATCGGTTCGGCGTGCGATTCGGTCATGCACACGGTGTTGTCCGTACCGTCGATGTCCATATCGAGCCGGGCAACCAGGAAGTGCTGGTGATACGGCGCGTAGGTGCGCTCGTCGACCAGGGTGCCGTTGGGGTGCGGCTGTCCCGGAGCCACCGGGGTGGTCACCATGATCCCGGTGGCCCGGATCTCGCACTCGATGTTGCCGTCCTGGTAGAGCCGCCAATAGATCAGGTATTCGTAGTTGGCGACGGTCACGTGCGACGACACCGTCAGCCTGCGCATCCGGCGCACCTCGGCGCCGACGTCGTGGTCGACGTGCTTCCACAACACCGCGTTGTCTTCTTCATGGATGCAGACGGCATTGGTGATGGTGTACGGCTCGCCCTTGCTGTTGTGCAGCACCGCATCGAGGTAACGGATTTCGCCGAGGCAGTCGCAGCCCAGTTCCAGTGACGTGGTCATGAACCCCAGGCCCCACTCGCCGATGTCGAAGGCGGTGCGCCGATAGTGGTCCTCCGATGAATCCCGGTAGGGCACGATCATTTCGGCGAGCGATATCCGGTGTGCCACAGAGCGTTCCCGGTCACCGTCGCGGTAACTGACGGTGTGCAGCGTCATCCCCTCGCGATGGTTGAAGCCGACCCGCAGCGACCAGTTCTGCCATCGCAACAGATTGCCCTCGAGGGTGAACGACGGCCCTTCGGGCTGCCCGATGTGCAACGGCTTCAGCGGCTCCCTGCGCGATGCCGATCGGATGGCCTCGGGGATCATGGAGGGCACGTATTCGCCCATCACATTGGGCTTGTCGACGCCGCCGTTATCTTCGACGCGCAGTAGTTCCATGGCATTGAGGTCGATGACGCAGTGCAAACCGCTGACGAGATTGGCGTATGGGCTGCCGCCTGCCGAATCCCTCATCCAGGTGTCCGACCAACCGATCCGCCGGTCGCGGTATTCCGGGGGCGCGACCGCGTTGCCATAGGTCCAGGTGTCGAAGAACACCAGGTCGATGTCCGTGATGCCACGCTTGCTCAGGGCGGCCGCGACGTCCGGGTGCGATCGCAGCAGCCGGTCACACTCGGCGAATTCGTCGACGGTGAAGTTCGCCTGCACCCCGGGAATGTGCTCGAACGACTCCACCCGGTCCTCGGTCAGCGACACCGTGCTCTTGTACGTCGCGTTGGCGGACCGCTCAAAGCACGTCACCCTCGCGCGTCGCGGCGGCGGTGCTCCCCCGCCGTCGAACTCGCGCAATTCGGCCTTGCTGGGTTCGATCAATTCGATGGACGCGTACCGCCAGCCCAGGTCGGACGTCGCCGACCCGTCGGCTCCGGCGCCGACGCCGCGCTCGCGTTGCAGGATCGACGCGACCGCCGTGAACTCGTCACCGCTCAGCGGATCCAGGGGGTAAGCCACGGAATCACGCAACCATATCGGCGGTCCGACGCGCAGCGGTTTGAAGCAGCGCAACGGATTCAGCGGCCGGCCAGGGTAAAGCCCTCCCACGCTTTGCGGCGGTCGGCATGCAGATCGAATTCGACACGCGGCCGGCTGTCGAAAACGCGTACCGCACGCTCGGGATCGGCGTATGCGGGCCAGTCGGTACCGGGCACCCCCGTATCGGCGAAGGCGCGCCAGCGCGACTGCACATCGTCGCTGACGCGCAGGGCCGTCTTGCGATCCGCAGCGGCCGTGAGCAGCTTGCCGAAAGTCGTTCGGTAGACGTCGAACACGGCAAGCAACTCTGTCGCATGCGTGGCGCCCAGACCCGACCACCGCAACGTACGAGGTGCATAGTCGTAGCGGTACAGGTAGGTTGGGGCATGCCGGCTGTGCGCCTCGGCGATTTGCCACGCCGCTGATCCGAACGCGAAGTCGCCGCCGAACTGGATACACGCCGCTGGGTCGGGATAACCGGGGTACGCGGAGGTGATGCGTTCGCGTTCAGCGGGTTCCGTTGTAGAGAGCAGCCGCTCGATCATCGGCTCCGTCATCGGCAGCAGCTTGAGGAAGCGGCCGAACAATCTGGCCTCGTCGGCGTTGGTGCCCACGATGAGCGGTACCCGGTGGGCGTGCCCGTCGCGCATCGCCTCGACCGGGTCCAGCGGCAGATACTCGGTTCCGCTGGTGGGGCCCGCGGCGAACGCGCCAAGCATCTCGCGGTGGCCCGCGACAATGAGCCGTTCGAACGCGGTCACCAGTTCCGTCGGCCGGGCCGCCATCACGGCCGCCGCGCCGCTGGCCTGGCCGGCGTCGACAAGTTCGGCGAACTTGGTGGCGTAGTCGGCCGCGATGTCCGGTGTGCGAACCATCCCGGCGGCCGGACTCTCGGAAATCGCCTGGGCGAACAGGCCTTCCGCTGCAGGAACAGCCAGCAGCGTGGCGACCGCGTGGGCGCCGGCGCTCTCGCCGAAGATGGTCACCTTGTCCGGGTCGCCACCGAACACCGCGATGTTCTCGCGAACCCAACGGAGCGCCATCACCAGGTCGCGCAGGTACAGGTTGTCGTCGAAGGTGTGCTCGTTGTCGGACAGCGACGACAGGTCCAGGCATCCCAGGGGGCCCAGTCGGTAGTTCACCGATACGTACACGCAGCCCCGCCGCGCCATCGCCGCGCCGTCGTAGATCGGCGTCGCCGAACTTCCCATGAAGTAGCCGCCGCCGTGGATGAACACCATGACCGGCAGCGACGCGTCGGGCGGCGAGGTGGGGGCCACGACATTGAGCGTCAGGCAGTCCTCGCTCATCGGCTGGTATTTGCCCGGGGCCAGCATTGTGTACATGCGCTGCTGCGGTGAGCAGTAGCCGATGCCGTGGCAGTACCGCACGCCTGGCCATGCCTCGACGGGTTGCGGCGCGCGCATCCGTAGCTGACCCACCGGTGGGCGCGCGTACGGGATCGCGCGCCAGCGATTCACCCCGTCGCGGGTGAAACCCTCGACGGTGCCGGAGGCGATGGTCGCGCGGACCGTGTGTTCGTGCATCACCCGACGGTAGCGAATGCCACGCGTCGCCGCGCCTGGACGTGATCGGCGAGTCGGCCCGCTAGCCTGGCCGGTATGCGAGTGGCTGGGCTGATCGCCATCTTGATGCTGGTAGCAGGGTGTTCATCGTCAACGGATGGCGGGGCCGAGCGGATCACCCCGATACCACCCAACACCAGCAGACCGTCGTCGACCACCACCCCGACGACGCCAGCGCCGGCCACGCCGCCCAGCCCGGGAGCGCCGGTGGCCGACGTCATCGCCTGGATCGAGGCGGGCGACACGGTCGACGCCGCGGAATATCACGTCGCCACTCGAGACGGGGTGACCACGGATCTCGGCGAAGGCATCGCGTTCATCACCCCCTCGGGCAAGACCAACTGCATGACCGACTCGAAACACAGCGACGGGGCGCTGGCGTGTCTGGTCGAGCTCGTCGACCCGCCACCGCGGCCGGCGGACGCGTACGGCGAGTGGAAAGGCGGCTGGGTCGACTTCGACGGGAAGAGTGTCACCGTCGGATCCGTGCACGGTGACCCCGGCCGATTCACATCGGGCACGGGTCCCGAACTGCCCTACGGTCGGGCGCTGGGCTTCGGCGACTACCAGTGTCGCGTCGACCCCGTTGGCTTGTTCTGCGCCAACCGCGCCAACGATACGGCGGCTCGCTTCAGCGACGCGGGCATCGAACCGTTCGGCTGCCTGGAGCCGGTGACCGCTCCGCCGCAGATCGGCGAGAAGTTCAGCTGCTGATCAGGTCCGCGGCTTGGTTTGCTCCCGTGCCTGGTCCGGGTAGATCTGCGTCATGCCGATCGCACCGACGATCACGACGACCGGGATCACCGCCTTGGTCCAGTGGACTGTGGACGGCGCGGCAACCGCGACGTAGCCAAGGACCGCGATGAGTGCGAACACCAGCGCCCACATCAGCGCGAGGACCTGATTGGTGCGCCGGAACGCCGCCTTTCCCACTCGTGCCGCGGCGCCGAGGGTGGCGCGTACTGCTGAGTGAACGGAACGAACGCCAGCGAGCCAAGGGCCATCACCGCGAGGACGCCGTCGGACAGTGTCGTCCGCCGAGATGCCGAGGATCAACGCCGAGATCACCGCGCAGATTGCGCCGAACATCCACGTGCTGGGACCATTCGTCCACGACTCAGCTTTACCTAACTACCAACCAGAGGCAAAGCACGCGTCGGCGGCGTTCCTCGTTATGCGACACCTTTTTGCTTCAACAGGGGAAGCACACCCTCGGCGAACCAGTA is part of the Mycolicibacterium tusciae JS617 genome and encodes:
- a CDS encoding primary-amine oxidase: MAYPLDPLSGDEFTAVASILQRERGVGAGADGSATSDLGWRYASIELIEPSKAELREFDGGGAPPPRRARVTCFERSANATYKSTVSLTEDRVESFEHIPGVQANFTVDEFAECDRLLRSHPDVAAALSKRGITDIDLVFFDTWTYGNAVAPPEYRDRRIGWSDTWMRDSAGGSPYANLVSGLHCVIDLNAMELLRVEDNGGVDKPNVMGEYVPSMIPEAIRSASRREPLKPLHIGQPEGPSFTLEGNLLRWQNWSLRVGFNHREGMTLHTVSYRDGDRERSVAHRISLAEMIVPYRDSSEDHYRRTAFDIGEWGLGFMTTSLELGCDCLGEIRYLDAVLHNSKGEPYTITNAVCIHEEDNAVLWKHVDHDVGAEVRRMRRLTVSSHVTVANYEYLIYWRLYQDGNIECEIRATGIMVTTPVAPGQPHPNGTLVDERTYAPYHQHFLVARLDMDIDGTDNTVCMTESHAEPMGPDNPYGLSLVTRSFPLRTESQGKQDVNYATQRTWKIVNPNVVNGLGTHPSYKLVPSGAIPPMFDPDSPVLERASVIGHTLWVTPNHPDERWPAGEFVNQSSTDTGLAKWTLANRSIDNTDVVMWYVFGIHHITRPEDWPVMPVDIVSFWLKPFGFFDRNPSLDVVGTPPDMCHTTSTSAHH
- a CDS encoding carboxylesterase/lipase family protein, producing the protein MHEHTVRATIASGTVEGFTRDGVNRWRAIPYARPPVGQLRMRAPQPVEAWPGVRYCHGIGYCSPQQRMYTMLAPGKYQPMSEDCLTLNVVAPTSPPDASLPVMVFIHGGGYFMGSSATPIYDGAAMARRGCVYVSVNYRLGPLGCLDLSSLSDNEHTFDDNLYLRDLVMALRWVRENIAVFGGDPDKVTIFGESAGAHAVATLLAVPAAEGLFAQAISESPAAGMVRTPDIAADYATKFAELVDAGQASGAAAVMAARPTELVTAFERLIVAGHREMLGAFAAGPTSGTEYLPLDPVEAMRDGHAHRVPLIVGTNADEARLFGRFLKLLPMTEPMIERLLSTTEPAERERITSAYPGYPDPAACIQFGGDFAFGSAAWQIAEAHSRHAPTYLYRYDYAPRTLRWSGLGATHATELLAVFDVYRTTFGKLLTAAADRKTALRVSDDVQSRWRAFADTGVPGTDWPAYADPERAVRVFDSRPRVEFDLHADRRKAWEGFTLAGR
- a CDS encoding FadR/GntR family transcriptional regulator, which encodes MVSQPIVGALHGGLLTALGTAIVSGEYSAGQVLTLDGVSAQHGVSRSVVREAVRVLESMGMVASRRRVGVTIQPADKWNVFDPIVIRWRLESGDRAAQLLSLSELRRGFEPAAAALAARRADPHQCRIMAAAVSDMVVHGRSGDLDSYLLADKIFHQTMLEASGNEMFRALNGVVAEVLTGRTHHGMMPEIPNPAAIALHDEVARAIRLRDEAGAERAMRAIIDEAASAVTEEFSPPGEPEV
- a CDS encoding YnfA family protein produces the protein MVLKSIALFMLAALLEIGGAWLVWQGVREHRGLAWIGAGVIALGAYGFVAAFQPDPHFGRVLAAYGGVFIAGSLLWGMVADGFRPDRWDVTGAVVALVGVGMIMYAPR
- a CDS encoding gluconokinase, which translates into the protein MASPIVAMGVSGSGKSTVGAALAQRLRVPFADADDFHPPANIAKMTAGEALNDDDRFPWLESIGEWLAERCDSGGVMSCSALKRKYRDQLRRHCPDVEFLHLSGTPEVIAKRQASRPGHFMPASLLASQFETLEPLGDDERGIAIDVDQNIDSIVENYVASTEQES
- a CDS encoding phosphotransferase; this translates as MRTTDVVERPSDLTAASLTSALGSPVTDFAFERIGTGQMSECYRVELTRPSGDAGPSSVVLKVAATDPASRQTGLAMGLYEREVRFYTDVASNLGDGPVATCYSAGFDSDTGAFHLLLDDAAPAVVGDELRGATIEEAMLALAELARLHAPAFGDASMAQADWLNRDAPLNQGLIAALYAGFVDRYSDQIAPEHRAVCERLVAGFDAYLEAEGADDRIKGLVHGDYRLDNMLFGQPGADRALTVVDWQTVTWGPAMTDVAYFLGCALPTELRRENYDALLRTYHEALGSGAGISLDEVRDGVRRQSFFGVMMAIVSSMLVERTDRGDEMFMTMLARHGDHVLDTGALDTLPDPSGGTVAEPLTVDPADEQAHTAGDEPLWSESWYFDFADPQQGIGGWVRLGLMPNENTTWVNALLCGPAMPTIALLDFDGTGEIELTLDATEPLQSYAVTVRGSGHAYDDPAALLHGQPGRPVEATMELVWTTTGVPYQYRITPRYEIPCTVSGTVTVDGHEYTVNGVPGQRDHSWGVRDWWSMDWVWSALHLDDGTHAHGVDIRIPGAPPIGIGYTQRADEALVELQGVTAEATFADDDLPVSTTITYNPGELVATIDIHGHAPVLLTSPDGRVSHFPRAWATVTTADGRTGVGWVEWNRNSP
- a CDS encoding SCO6745 family protein is translated as MDRQPGLARRFFDRFEPVHAVTYFAPEARAALDGLGYRSFWMGYFAARSAPFGPVPAEVVAAAFYNFAPDRVAKALPAAWEIASPAEVLRAREQSAVAALRRYGVGVDDDLGTAAELAAKAARSAALDGRALFAANLALDWPEDPLAKLWHAITLLREQRGDGHVAVLLSQGISGRECNVLHAAADRVPKEMIMRSRDYDDEQWGFYRDRLVRRGLLDGDELTAAGRELKQRIEDTTDLLALGALDALDDDEVETLFRSLTPITRKVVAAGDVPAATPMALSRDDLDDDSSHLT